The Flavobacterium sp. M31R6 nucleotide sequence ACTTTCGACTACCAAAATAAGTTAATTGTCCTCCACAATTCCAAATTTTATTATTAGGATCAAACAATCGGATTTGAGGCGTTACAGCAACTATATCTTTATTTATTGCAATAAAATTATCTAAGACAGTTAAAGTGTTCTTAACTATTTCTGTATCATTATTTAACAACATTACCCAATCAGAATCTATAATCTGTGCTATTTTTGCGCCTATATTATTCCCTTTGGCAAAACCATAATTTTCAAAATTTTCAATAAAAAAAAGAATATCCTTAATTGGATTATTACAAATCATTTCTTTTATCAAACCTTCTGAATCATCTATTTGATCTTCTTTTAAATAAACAATTACCTTAAAAATTTCCGAACAACCTTCCTTTAATTTGTTTAGTGATTCAGCTTCTGAACCATTATCAACTACTATTGGTAAATATCTTATATTTTCACTTTCTTTAAACGATGTTAAGCAAGCTAAAGTATCTTTTTCACCATTCCAATTCAAAATAATAATTGGTATTATACTTTTTAACTGGTTTGCTTTTTGATCCATGGATAAATTTTAAATAAAATTAAAAATAATAAAACAAATTCGCCTGTTGACATTGCAATTGCAGCACCAATTACTCCAAAGAAACGTGAGACAAAATAGCATAATGAAACGCTCGTAACTCCTGAAATAAAAACAGCTTTTAAAAAATACCTATTAAATCCTAAATTAATTAAGCCGATAATACCTAAATAATAATTAAGTCCACCAAGAAAAATAACCGGAAGTAAAACCTGAAAAATAATTATAGCTGTTTGAAATGATTTTCCTAAATACCAAATTAAAAGATAGGGTCCAATAAAATATAGGGTGATTGTAAGTACCAACAACAATGATCCATATATT carries:
- a CDS encoding glycosyltransferase family 2 protein, translating into MDQKANQLKSIIPIIILNWNGEKDTLACLTSFKESENIRYLPIVVDNGSEAESLNKLKEGCSEIFKVIVYLKEDQIDDSEGLIKEMICNNPIKDILFFIENFENYGFAKGNNIGAKIAQIIDSDWVMLLNNDTEIVKNTLTVLDNFIAINKDIVAVTPQIRLFDPNNKIWNCGGQLTYFGSRKYLFADQNINVVPKDGFSLITFITGCALLFQHKKTGLLTEDFFFGEEDYEFSLRLKNNKLKIACVFESIIYHKVGSTIKKNNNAVNNIYLYYINRLINTRNYYSRTRWEITRLLAYLYLPVLLKMNKINLLKSVKLIKNINSYVVENTKVDSVEFMRVINSQL